The region AATATATCTCAAATGAAAACTCAATATTGTTCTTTTCAAGCGTTCCATTTCCATTTAAATCTTTCCATCCCTCTTCCTCAAGCATCTTTTGGGCAAGTGATGGGTTATATTCAAAATTAAACAATGAAGAATCTAAATATGATTTAAAGACCGGAGAAATCGGTGAATCATAAATCTGTCCTGACTCCCCGATTATCGAATTAAATATCTCATTACGATTAATACTGATTGAAAGAGCTTTTCTAACTTTTGCTGATCCGAAAAACTTATTCGCTTTGATTTGTTTTTGCTGAAATGCTGCCGGATCAATATTATTCCAGCCCAAATAATCAAAATCTCTTCCTTTAATTGAACCGACTGTTATCTGATCGAAGTCTTTAAGTTTTTTAACTCTTTCGGCTTCTAAATTTTCTATTAAATCAATCTCACCCGTTGTTAATTGAGTAAACATTGAAAAATCATCTGCAATAATTTTGAAGATTATTTCCTGAATGTTCTTCTTGTTGAACAGATAACATAAACTGTCAGCAACAAGATGAATCTTTTGATCGCGGTCCCATTTAAGTAATTTAAACGGACCACTTGTAATTGGTTTATAATTAAGCTCACTTGTTTCAATGTTTTCTCTTAAAACATTTTTGTATGCATGAGCAGGAAGTATTGCAAAATTAAAATCCAGAAAGGAGTATTGTTTAAAATCTTTAAAGAAGATTGTTAAACTTTTTTCAGAATTTTTTCTAAACGATTTATTAAAATCAATATGCAGATTTTCATCTGTAAAAAAATTTCCGAACAATCCGTACAACCGGCTGTTTACTACGGGATCAGAATATACATCGAAAGAAAATATAATATCTTCGATGGTTATTGGTTCACCATCAGACCAAAATAGATTATCTCTTAGATTAAAAGTTATCAGATTAGAATCAGGCTTAACAATCCAGCTTTCAGCAAGCATTGGCTCAAATTCTATCAAACCTAAAGAGTCGTTCCATTTTTCAATCGCAGGTTTTAAGTACAAAAGATCTGTCAGGTGTCCTTCTTGTAAATCAAAAGCAAACATAGGATTTAATGTCGCAACATCGGCTGTAATACCAATTACAACAATATCTTTATTCTTTCGGACATCGCGGCTGCACTGAGTGAAAACCAATATTCCTAAAAGCGATAACAACATAATAAAATACTGAACAGAGGTATTGGCTTTAACTTTTAATATTTTATTGAGCATTTTCGGGCTCCTTTTTGAATTCTTCATTAAAAATATTTTCCGGATAAACATAATTAATTTTTACATTATACTTTGAGGATCAACGTCATAAAATAAATTTACATCTCTATAGCGTGATTTCTTATTAAACTCAGTCCACGAATCTAATATAGCTTTCCTTAAAATTGCTCCGCCGGGGTCTTTATCTTTAAAACTCTTTATTAAAATATGATAGCGGTAATTGTTCATTAGTTTGAATATCTGTGCAGTAGTTGGATCGGATATCTTAAGAAACTTTTTATACTTAATTATTTCTTTGTAAAAATCAGTAATTGCACCTTTAGCTTTATCAATATTTTTATCCTTTGATTCAATCAATGCAATTCTTGTAAAAGGCGGATAGCCCATTTTTTCTCTGTCTGCTTTTTCTTTTGTATAAAAACCAGCATAGTCATTTTCAAATACCTTCTTAAGAACAAAGTTTCTCTCGTTATAAGTTTGTATTATAACCTCGCCTTCAGCCTTGCTTCGTCCGGCTCTTCCGGAAACCTGTGTAAGAAGCTGAAATGTTCTTTCATCAGCACGAAAATCAGGAAGCCACAAAGTTGTTTCAGCAGAAATTACTCCAACCAATGTAACCCGTGCAAAATCCAATCCTTTAGAAACCATCTGAGTGCCTACAAGGATATCAATTTCACCTTTACTAAAACTAAGCAGAAGATTACTCAGATAAGCTTTTTTTGTAATGGAATCAGAATCAATCCTTTCAACTTTTGCCTTAGGAAAATAAAACTGTAATTCATCTTCAACTCTTTCGGTTCCTGTTCCGAAATACTTTATATTTATTGAACCACAATGAGTACAGGCACCCGGAACAGGTTTAATCAATCCGCAATAATGACATTGTATTTTATTTTGATTTATATGATAAACCATCGGCACAGAACAATTTTCACACATTTCAACTTCACCGCAATCGCTACAAAATATTTGTGTAGAAAAGCCTCGCCTGTTTTGCAGAATGATAATACCTTCTTTTTTCTTTAACCGATCTTCTATTTTATCAAGTAAAACTTTTGAGAAAACAGTTTCATTTTTAGATTTATTTTTTTCGTGAGCAATGTTTACAAATGTAATTTTTGGCAGTTTCACATCATCAATTCTATTTGGAAGTGATAATAATTCATACTTGCCAACCTCAGCGTTATACATACTTTCAATAGATGGAGTTGCAGAACCAAGAACAACAGGACAATTAAAAATGCTACCAAGTACAACGGCTGAATCACGCGCATTATACTTCGGAATCATTTCAAAGCTTTTATAACTTGCATCATGTTCTTCATCAACTACGATTAAACCAATTTTATCCAATGGGGCAAATAAAGCTGAGCGGGCGCCTATAACAACTTTTGATTTTCCATTTAACACTCTGCGCCACGAGTCGTATCTTTCTCCAGCCGACATACGGCTGTGTATAACAGTAACAGTATCACCAAAATTGTTAAAGAACCGCGATGTAATTTGAGGAGTTAAAGAAATTTCGGGAACAAGGATTAAAACCGATTTATTTTTCTCAATTGCTTTTTTTGCCAGTTCAATATAAACCTGAGTTTTACCGCTTCCGGTTACCCCGTGCAGTAAATATGTTTTAAACTCACCTTTAGTCAGAGATTTGGTAACTTCATCAACAACTGTCTGCTGATCTTTTGTAAGAATTAATTGTTGATGCTTTTCTTCATAGTGTTCTTTAAATCTTCTGTCAACTTCCTTTTCAAATATTTTAACTAAGCCTTTTTGCTCTAATCCGGTTAATGATGATTGAGAGGATTCTGTTTTATGCAGAAGTTCAGCAGCCGGAAAAGCAATATCCTTTGCTTCGATCAATTTCAATAATATTTTAACCTGTTTCGGGGAATTTCTATCAAGCTCAGGGAACAAAGAATAAATTTCAGCAATGGTTTTGGCAAGTTTAACATATCTGACTTTTTTTATTTTAACTGCTGCTTCTTTTAACTCATCTACAACAGTTATTGCACCCTGATTGTGTAATTTTCTTATCTGTGAATAAATATTTTTTTTCTTTACAGCTTTTTGAAGGGAGGCAAAACTTATTTCAGTTTTTTTAGACAGCTCAAGAAGGAGTTTGAAGTTTACAGAATCTTTTTTTTTCTCTTTTAATAACAGTTCACTAACATATTCTTTATCAACAACAATTTTCCTTTTTGTCTCAACATCTGTTCCCTGAGGTACGAGCAGTTTTAATGCTTCGCCAAGCGAGCATATATAATATTCAGCTAACCATTGGTAAAATTTTATTGATTTTTTTGTGAAGACAGGTCTATCATCAAGGATATCGGTTATTGGTTTTACTTCATCCCTTTTTAATGAGATTGAATCAGGAATATTTATAATAAATCCTGTTAAAGTTCTTTTTCCAAAAGGAGCAACAGCCCTTACCCCGACTTTTACATATTCTTCTAATTCCTTAGGAACTGAATAAGTAAATGCTTTTCTAAATGGGCGCTGAAAAACAACTTCAACAAACATCAATCCTCTTTCTCATAAAACTTTGCAAGTGAAGTTAGTCCTTCACCATTCGTTTCATCACCAAACATTTTAAACTTTAAGACTTTTATAGATTTATCCCAGATGATTCTCTGATAATCTTTGGTTCTGGAAATCTGACCATTTGTAGAGATAATACTATCTGTCGGCGGAATTGTTAAAAAATAATACGGTGCTTCATATTGCATTCCTTCAACTCTATTTATATCATCAAAGTTATACTTTACAATTGCATTTAGCTTTTCATCCTTTACTTCAACAGTGCGTAAAACAATATACTTCCCTTCAGCTTTCATATCATCTATAAACTGCTGACTTTTTAAACCATGCTGAAGAATATTATTTGCTTCTTCAATAATTTTATCAGGTGTAGTTGCATCAGTGTTTATATCTTCAATGAAAACAGTTGCTGTTCCTGTTCCATCATCATTTACATTAACTTCATAAGATACTGCGTTAAATATAATACAGCCGGAAAACTGGGTTAGGCTTAGTATTGAAATCAAATAAATTATTCTTTTCAAATTATTTCTCCTTTTATCAATGACTCAAAAGCATTAAAGTATATTTTTTCGTTTAATTAAATAACTGCCTTTTCTAACAAGGACAATGTTTGATTGTTTGTATCAAGCTGAGCTAACGCACCAAACGGTATTGTAAATTTATCTACAATGTGCCCAAAAGACATTCCGTACACAACAGGTATTTTAAGATCACCAAGTCTTTCTTTTAATACTTCCATTAAAGTAAACGTTTTATCAAATGATGGATCTTTCAACTTGCTCTCACATTTGCTGAAAATACCCATCATAACTCCGGCAGCGTTTTTAAACTTTCCGGATTGAATTAATTGTGTAAGCATTCTATCAATGCGATAAGGCTCTTCTCCAATTTCTTCAATAAAAATTATTTTACCTGAATAATCAACATCAAATTCAGTTCCGATAAGCGAAACCATAATGGATAAATTTCCTCCGACTAATCTTCCGGTGCCTTTGCCTTTTACAATAGTAGTAACTCCATATTTGTTTTCATCTGTTCCGTCCTCAGAATTTTTGAATAATGAATTTTTTTTAGGCTCCATCAAGACTCTTTTAAAATTGTTCACCGAGTAATCATTAAAAGTTGATGTACCAACAGGACCATGAAAAGTTATCAGACCTGTTTTCTGATAAATACCATACAACAAAGCAGTAACATCGCTGTAACCAATCAGCACTTTTGGATTAGCTCTAATTATTTCATTGTTCAACATTGGAAGAATGCGGGCACAGCCATAACCACCGCGGGCACATACAATTCCTTTAACAGATTTATCTTCAAACTTTTCAATTAAATCTTCAGTACGGTCTTTATCACTACCGGCAAAATATCCGGTTTGCATCAGTACTTTTTTAGAATAAGTAGTTTCAAATCCAAGTTGAGTAAGATTTTTAACAGATTCCTGCAAATCATCTTCGGAGATATAACTGCCTGGTGCAATAATAGCGAGTTTATCTCCCGGTTTTAGTCTTGGCGGCTTTATAACTGGTGGCTCATCAAATAAAATACTTTTGGGGAAACTCAAATGAGGTAAAACTGCCGCTCCAATTGAAGCAGCGGAAACTGATGTTATAAATTTTTTTCGGTTCATAGTTTAATTTAGGAATGATAATTTGAAAATGCGAGTTTGAAAAATAAAACCTTCGAGGTTTTGGATGTACAGCCTCTAAGGTTAATAATCTAA is a window of Ignavibacterium sp. DNA encoding:
- a CDS encoding LD-carboxypeptidase; its protein translation is MNRKKFITSVSAASIGAAVLPHLSFPKSILFDEPPVIKPPRLKPGDKLAIIAPGSYISEDDLQESVKNLTQLGFETTYSKKVLMQTGYFAGSDKDRTEDLIEKFEDKSVKGIVCARGGYGCARILPMLNNEIIRANPKVLIGYSDVTALLYGIYQKTGLITFHGPVGTSTFNDYSVNNFKRVLMEPKKNSLFKNSEDGTDENKYGVTTIVKGKGTGRLVGGNLSIMVSLIGTEFDVDYSGKIIFIEEIGEEPYRIDRMLTQLIQSGKFKNAAGVMMGIFSKCESKLKDPSFDKTFTLMEVLKERLGDLKIPVVYGMSFGHIVDKFTIPFGALAQLDTNNQTLSLLEKAVI
- the priA gene encoding primosomal protein N'; the protein is MFVEVVFQRPFRKAFTYSVPKELEEYVKVGVRAVAPFGKRTLTGFIINIPDSISLKRDEVKPITDILDDRPVFTKKSIKFYQWLAEYYICSLGEALKLLVPQGTDVETKRKIVVDKEYVSELLLKEKKKDSVNFKLLLELSKKTEISFASLQKAVKKKNIYSQIRKLHNQGAITVVDELKEAAVKIKKVRYVKLAKTIAEIYSLFPELDRNSPKQVKILLKLIEAKDIAFPAAELLHKTESSQSSLTGLEQKGLVKIFEKEVDRRFKEHYEEKHQQLILTKDQQTVVDEVTKSLTKGEFKTYLLHGVTGSGKTQVYIELAKKAIEKNKSVLILVPEISLTPQITSRFFNNFGDTVTVIHSRMSAGERYDSWRRVLNGKSKVVIGARSALFAPLDKIGLIVVDEEHDASYKSFEMIPKYNARDSAVVLGSIFNCPVVLGSATPSIESMYNAEVGKYELLSLPNRIDDVKLPKITFVNIAHEKNKSKNETVFSKVLLDKIEDRLKKKEGIIILQNRRGFSTQIFCSDCGEVEMCENCSVPMVYHINQNKIQCHYCGLIKPVPGACTHCGSINIKYFGTGTERVEDELQFYFPKAKVERIDSDSITKKAYLSNLLLSFSKGEIDILVGTQMVSKGLDFARVTLVGVISAETTLWLPDFRADERTFQLLTQVSGRAGRSKAEGEVIIQTYNERNFVLKKVFENDYAGFYTKEKADREKMGYPPFTRIALIESKDKNIDKAKGAITDFYKEIIKYKKFLKISDPTTAQIFKLMNNYRYHILIKSFKDKDPGGAILRKAILDSWTEFNKKSRYRDVNLFYDVDPQSIM
- a CDS encoding ABC transporter substrate-binding protein, whose product is MLNKILKVKANTSVQYFIMLLSLLGILVFTQCSRDVRKNKDIVVIGITADVATLNPMFAFDLQEGHLTDLLYLKPAIEKWNDSLGLIEFEPMLAESWIVKPDSNLITFNLRDNLFWSDGEPITIEDIIFSFDVYSDPVVNSRLYGLFGNFFTDENLHIDFNKSFRKNSEKSLTIFFKDFKQYSFLDFNFAILPAHAYKNVLRENIETSELNYKPITSGPFKLLKWDRDQKIHLVADSLCYLFNKKNIQEIIFKIIADDFSMFTQLTTGEIDLIENLEAERVKKLKDFDQITVGSIKGRDFDYLGWNNIDPAAFQQKQIKANKFFGSAKVRKALSISINRNEIFNSIIGESGQIYDSPISPVFKSYLDSSLFNFEYNPSLAQKMLEEEGWKDLNGNGTLEKNNIEFSFEIYSNIGNPIREYAANIIKNNLKEVGVEAKIIFIDKGGFIDGLINKKYDAWLSGWTVQIPINLDNFSDPNSEKGMFNFSSYNNHDVNTLLSNLNPTDSQDKYITTYKTISKIFRDTEPITVLFWQDNIIAYNKRINNIKFSPLGLFTYAWDWKIEK